One region of Tachysurus vachellii isolate PV-2020 chromosome 11, HZAU_Pvac_v1, whole genome shotgun sequence genomic DNA includes:
- the loxhd1b gene encoding lipoxygenase homology domain-containing protein 1 isoform X1 gives MTMLGEDDGALARDLYPAELQTEVYTPFVPYEIKTFTSDIFGAGTDADVFIVLYGENGVCTHQKYLCVNKRERRMYFERGAEDMFIVELEDVGDIIEKIRIGHDNRGINPGWHLDRVEIRRLLRKGKGSETTIFPCESWLAKSEDDGETVRELVPSDIIIERLLRDGTLKCTETEVEDALETHTYEVSVRTGDMYGSSTDANVFLTIYGELGDTGERKLSKSETNKNKFQRGAVDKFSIEAVDLGQVFKIKIRHDNSMIGADWFLEQVEIVDTDTEEISMFLCERWLSKKKEDKRIERTFYIKGYEGERNPQNSKPSLDSNMNKKKKKKKAAAVEEGVVIPYHFTVSTGSDRDASTTSRVFVIIYGVNDLETDRLWLDLPEGRKCFAAKTMEHFECYGLDVEEIKRVELGHNGATPESCWLVEELAVAVPTKGIKYIIPCNCWLAKDRGDGLTSRVFNILDAITINIIQKVVYEITVVTGDTQYAGTDTNIFITVFGANGSTEEILLQKNENRFERDQADTFNLEIDDIAPLKMLRVRIDGTGCRPDWFLDKIIMRNPITEEVSLFTYEDWLSKTKGPKRTKVCELPAVVDDEEMVEKTSYIIQVKTSDIFGAGTDANVFMIVFGENGDTGTLALKDSSNRNKFERNQVDVFHFTDILSLGELCKVRVWHDNKGPAPGWHLENIDVKDEFMSQTFRFPCDRWLAKSEDDGQIIRELACANNAILDLSDKTKYDIDITTANYEGAGTKENVCIVLEGKRARSKEFMMENSSKKKRFARGATDSFEFSSKVLGDIVSISLVHITKDKKVKNEAYWHVEKVVVTEEELGNMYFFHCDAQIPLTTKKGEFVTFECVKCVESFASKVRNLVPIKYEIIVITSDVKGAGTDANVFITIYGVNGDSGKRPLKQKFRNLFERGRTDRFLLEMLDMGELLRVKVEHDNTGRAPGWYLECVEITNTANWVTTIFVCGKWLDKTKADGKIERVLYPRY, from the exons ATGACAATGCTG GGAGAAGATGATGGGGCATTAGCAAGAGATTTGTACCCAGCTGAACTGCAGACCGAGGTGTACACTCCAT TTGTGCCCTATGAGATTAAAACCTTTACTAGTGATATCTTTGGAGCAGGAACAGATGCAGATGTCTTCATTGTTCTTTATGGTGAAAATGGTGTCTGCACTCACCAAAAGTATCTCTGTGTGAATAAGAGAGAAAGGCGCATGTACTTTGAGAGGGGAGCAGAGGACATGTTCATTGTGGAA CTGGAAGATGTAGGTGACATCATTGAGAAGATTCGCATCGGACATGACAACAGAGGCATAAACCCTGGGTGGCATCTTGATCGAGTGGAAATTAGAAGGCTTTTAAGGAAAGGAAAG GGTTCTGAGACTACCATCTTCCCATGTGAGAGCTGGCTGGCAAAATCTGAAGATGATGGAGAAACAGTGAGAGAGCTGGTACCCTCAGACATCATAATAGAGAGGCTTCTGAGAGACGGCACATTAAAATGCACTGAGACTGAAGTAGAAGATGCGTTGGAAA CTCACACCTATGAAGTGTCGGTAAGAACAGGTGATATGTATGGATCAAGTACTGATGCCAATGTGTTCCTGACCATCTACGGAGAACTTGGAGACACAGGAGAACGCAAACTCAGCAAATCAGAAACCAACAAAAATAAGTTTCAAAGAGGAGCA GTTGATAAATTCAGCATTGAGGCTGTGGACCTTGGGCAAGTTTTTAAGATCAAAATACGGCATGACAATTCTATGATAGGAGCAGACTGGTTCCTAGAGCAGGTGGAAATTGtggatacagacacagaggaaaTCTCCATGTTTTTATGTGAAAGGTGGctctcaaaaaagaaagaagataaaAGAATTGAGAGAACATTTTATATCAAG GGATATGAAGGTGAAAGGAATCCCCAGAATTCTAAGCCGAGCCTAGACAGCAACatgaacaagaagaaaaagaagaaaaaagcagcAGCTGTAGAGGAGGGTGTTG TTATCCCATATCACTTTACGGTATCAACAGGATCGGACCGTGATGCTAGTACCACCAGTCGGGTCTTTGTGATCATCTATGGTGTAAATGATCTTGAAACAGATAGACTCTGGCTTGACCTTCCTGAAGGGAGGAAATGCTTTGCTGCTAAAACTATGGAACACTTTGAATGTTATGGTTTGGATGTAGAAGAAATCAAAAGAGTCGAG TTAGGGCATAATGGTGCTACTCCAGAAAGCTGCTGGCTGGTTGAGGAACTGGCTGTGGCAGTGCCTACCAAAggcattaaatatataatccCGTGTAACTGCTGGCTTGCCAAGGATAGAGGGGATGGTCTCACATCAAGAGTGTTCAACATACTTGATGCCATCACTATCAACATAATTCAAAAG GTTGTGTATGAGATTACAGTTGTTACAGGAGACACCCAGTATGCAGGGACAGACACCAACATATTTATAACTGTATTTGGGGCCAATGGGAGCACAGAGGAGATCTTGTTACAAAAGAATGAGAACAG GTTTGAGAGAGATCAGGCGGACACTTTTAATTTGGAGATAGATGACATTGCTCCGCTTAAAATGTTAAGAGTTCGCATCGATGGGACAGGATGCCGGCCTGATTGGTTCCTTGACAAG ATTATCATGAGAAACCCAATCACTGAGGAAGTGTCGCTTTTCACGTATGAGGACTGGCTATCCAAAACAAAAGGGCCAAAGAGGACGAAGGTCTGTGAGCTCCCTGCAGTGGTGGATGATGAGGAGATGGTAGAGAAAACCAGTTATATCATTCAGGTTAAAACCAGTGATATTTTTG GTGCAGGCACAGATGCTAACGTGTTCATGATTGTGTTTGGGGAGAATGGGGACACGGGCACTCTAGCACTGAAAGACAGCAGCAACAGGAACAAATTTGAGCGGAATCAGGTTGATGTGTTCCACTTTACAGACATCCTCAGCCTGGGAGAGCTTTGCAAGGTCAGAGTATGGCATGACAATAAGG GTCCTGCACCTGGTTGGCACTTAGAAAACATTGACGTAAAAGATGAGTTCATGAGCCAAACCTTTCGATTCCCCTGTGACCGCTGGCTGGCCAAAAGTGAGGATGATGGCCAGATTATTCGGGAACTGGCCTGTGCCAACAATGCTATCCTGGACCTCAGTGACAAGACCA aatATGATATTGACATTACTACAGCCAATTATGAAGGTGCAGGAACAAAGGAGAATGTGTGTATAGTGCTTGAAGGTAAAAGAGCACGTTCAAAGGAGTTTATGATGGAAAATTCTTCAAAGAAAAAGAGATTTGCGAG GGGTGCAACCGACTCATTTGAGTTTTCCTCCAAAGTTCTGGGAGATATTGTTAGCATCTCTTTGGTCCATATAACAAAAGATAAAAAGGTGAAGAATGAGGCTTACTGGCACGTTGAGAAGGTGGTGGTGACAGAAGAGGAGCTGGGAAACAT GTACTTTTTCCATTGTGATGCTCAGATCCCTCTTACTACGAAGAAAGGCGAGTTTGTGACGTTTGAGTGCGTTAAGTGCGTCGAGAGTTTTGCCAGCAAAGTGCGCAATTTGGTTCCCATCAAATATGAGATTATTGTCATCACGAGTGATGTGAAGGGTGCTGGGACTGATGCCAATGTCTTCATTACTATCTATGGTGTGAACGGAGACTCAGGGAAGCGTCCACTGAAGCAGAAGTTTAGGAACTTGTTTGAGAGGGGCCGTACTGACCGATTCCTGTTGGAGATGTTGGACATGGGTGAGCTCCTGAGAGTAAAAGTGGAGCATGACAACACTGGCCGAGCACCAGGCTGGTACCTGGAGTGTGTAGAGATTACAAACACTGCCAACTGGGTGACTACAATCTTTGTTTGTGGAAAGTGGTTGGATAAGACAAAAGCAGATGGGAAAATTGAAAGAGTTTTGTACCCCAGATACTGA
- the loxhd1b gene encoding lipoxygenase homology domain-containing protein 1 isoform X2: protein MNKKKKKKKAAAVEEGVVIPYHFTVSTGSDRDASTTSRVFVIIYGVNDLETDRLWLDLPEGRKCFAAKTMEHFECYGLDVEEIKRVELGHNGATPESCWLVEELAVAVPTKGIKYIIPCNCWLAKDRGDGLTSRVFNILDAITINIIQKVVYEITVVTGDTQYAGTDTNIFITVFGANGSTEEILLQKNENRFERDQADTFNLEIDDIAPLKMLRVRIDGTGCRPDWFLDKIIMRNPITEEVSLFTYEDWLSKTKGPKRTKVCELPAVVDDEEMVEKTSYIIQVKTSDIFGAGTDANVFMIVFGENGDTGTLALKDSSNRNKFERNQVDVFHFTDILSLGELCKVRVWHDNKGPAPGWHLENIDVKDEFMSQTFRFPCDRWLAKSEDDGQIIRELACANNAILDLSDKTKYDIDITTANYEGAGTKENVCIVLEGKRARSKEFMMENSSKKKRFARGATDSFEFSSKVLGDIVSISLVHITKDKKVKNEAYWHVEKVVVTEEELGNMYFFHCDAQIPLTTKKGEFVTFECVKCVESFASKVRNLVPIKYEIIVITSDVKGAGTDANVFITIYGVNGDSGKRPLKQKFRNLFERGRTDRFLLEMLDMGELLRVKVEHDNTGRAPGWYLECVEITNTANWVTTIFVCGKWLDKTKADGKIERVLYPRY, encoded by the exons atgaacaagaagaaaaagaagaaaaaagcagcAGCTGTAGAGGAGGGTGTTG TTATCCCATATCACTTTACGGTATCAACAGGATCGGACCGTGATGCTAGTACCACCAGTCGGGTCTTTGTGATCATCTATGGTGTAAATGATCTTGAAACAGATAGACTCTGGCTTGACCTTCCTGAAGGGAGGAAATGCTTTGCTGCTAAAACTATGGAACACTTTGAATGTTATGGTTTGGATGTAGAAGAAATCAAAAGAGTCGAG TTAGGGCATAATGGTGCTACTCCAGAAAGCTGCTGGCTGGTTGAGGAACTGGCTGTGGCAGTGCCTACCAAAggcattaaatatataatccCGTGTAACTGCTGGCTTGCCAAGGATAGAGGGGATGGTCTCACATCAAGAGTGTTCAACATACTTGATGCCATCACTATCAACATAATTCAAAAG GTTGTGTATGAGATTACAGTTGTTACAGGAGACACCCAGTATGCAGGGACAGACACCAACATATTTATAACTGTATTTGGGGCCAATGGGAGCACAGAGGAGATCTTGTTACAAAAGAATGAGAACAG GTTTGAGAGAGATCAGGCGGACACTTTTAATTTGGAGATAGATGACATTGCTCCGCTTAAAATGTTAAGAGTTCGCATCGATGGGACAGGATGCCGGCCTGATTGGTTCCTTGACAAG ATTATCATGAGAAACCCAATCACTGAGGAAGTGTCGCTTTTCACGTATGAGGACTGGCTATCCAAAACAAAAGGGCCAAAGAGGACGAAGGTCTGTGAGCTCCCTGCAGTGGTGGATGATGAGGAGATGGTAGAGAAAACCAGTTATATCATTCAGGTTAAAACCAGTGATATTTTTG GTGCAGGCACAGATGCTAACGTGTTCATGATTGTGTTTGGGGAGAATGGGGACACGGGCACTCTAGCACTGAAAGACAGCAGCAACAGGAACAAATTTGAGCGGAATCAGGTTGATGTGTTCCACTTTACAGACATCCTCAGCCTGGGAGAGCTTTGCAAGGTCAGAGTATGGCATGACAATAAGG GTCCTGCACCTGGTTGGCACTTAGAAAACATTGACGTAAAAGATGAGTTCATGAGCCAAACCTTTCGATTCCCCTGTGACCGCTGGCTGGCCAAAAGTGAGGATGATGGCCAGATTATTCGGGAACTGGCCTGTGCCAACAATGCTATCCTGGACCTCAGTGACAAGACCA aatATGATATTGACATTACTACAGCCAATTATGAAGGTGCAGGAACAAAGGAGAATGTGTGTATAGTGCTTGAAGGTAAAAGAGCACGTTCAAAGGAGTTTATGATGGAAAATTCTTCAAAGAAAAAGAGATTTGCGAG GGGTGCAACCGACTCATTTGAGTTTTCCTCCAAAGTTCTGGGAGATATTGTTAGCATCTCTTTGGTCCATATAACAAAAGATAAAAAGGTGAAGAATGAGGCTTACTGGCACGTTGAGAAGGTGGTGGTGACAGAAGAGGAGCTGGGAAACAT GTACTTTTTCCATTGTGATGCTCAGATCCCTCTTACTACGAAGAAAGGCGAGTTTGTGACGTTTGAGTGCGTTAAGTGCGTCGAGAGTTTTGCCAGCAAAGTGCGCAATTTGGTTCCCATCAAATATGAGATTATTGTCATCACGAGTGATGTGAAGGGTGCTGGGACTGATGCCAATGTCTTCATTACTATCTATGGTGTGAACGGAGACTCAGGGAAGCGTCCACTGAAGCAGAAGTTTAGGAACTTGTTTGAGAGGGGCCGTACTGACCGATTCCTGTTGGAGATGTTGGACATGGGTGAGCTCCTGAGAGTAAAAGTGGAGCATGACAACACTGGCCGAGCACCAGGCTGGTACCTGGAGTGTGTAGAGATTACAAACACTGCCAACTGGGTGACTACAATCTTTGTTTGTGGAAAGTGGTTGGATAAGACAAAAGCAGATGGGAAAATTGAAAGAGTTTTGTACCCCAGATACTGA